The nucleotide window CGGGGAGGTGCTGCCGGTCCACGGCGGGATAAGGGTCATCCACACCCCCGGCCACACCCCGGGGCACATCAGCCTCTTCCTGGAGGGTGCACGGGTCCTCATCTCCGGCGACGAGCTCAACGTCGAGGACGGCGAGCTCGTCGGCCCGGCCGAAGGCGCGACCCCGGACATGGAGCGGGCGCTGGCATCCCTCGCGAAGCTCGCGCCCTGCGATGTGGAGTACGTGATCTGCTACCACGGCGGGGTCTACGGCCCGGGGGCCCGGGAGAGGATCTCCGCCCTCGCGGAGGGGAGGTAGAGATGGAGTACAGGAAGATCGGCTCGCTCTCGGTCTCGGTCGTCGGGCTGGGATGCAACAACTTCGGGTGGCGGCTCGACGAGCGTGAGACCGCAGGCGTGGTCGCCGCCGCGCTCGATGCGGGCGTAAACTTCTTCGACACCGCCGACACCTACGGCGGGACCAGAAGCGAGGAGTTCCTCGGACGGGCGCTCGGCTCCCGGCGCGAGGAAGCCGTGATCGCCACCAAGTTCGGCAGCGAGATCGACGAGGAGCGAAAGGGAGCCCACCCCGACTACATCCGGCGGGCCGTCGAGGACAGCCTCAGGCGCCTCGGCACCGACTACATAGACCTCTACCAGCTCCACCGGCCTGACCCGGAGGTGCCGATAGGAGAGACGCTCGCCGCGCTCGACGAACTGGTGAAGGCGGGGAAGGTGCGTGAGATCGGCTGCTCGAACTTCTCCGCCGACCAGCTCCGGGAGGCCGGGGAGGCGGTGCGCGACGGGGCGGCGCGATTCGTGAGCGTCCAGAACGAGTACAGCCTGCTCCACCGCGAACCGGAGCGGGAGGTGCTCCCCGAGTGCGAGCGGCAGGGAATGGCCTTCCTCCCGTACTTCCCACTCGCCAACGGCCTCCTCACGGGCAAGTACCGCCGGGGGCGGCCCGTGCCGGAGGGAACCCGCATAGCCGGAAGCGAACGCTCCGGGAAGCTCCTTTCGGAGGAAAACCTGGGGGTGGTCGAGAGGCTGATCGCCTTCTCCGAGGAGCGGGGACACACCATCCTCGACCTCGCCTTCTCCTGGCTCCTCTCCCGCCCCACGGTCGCCTCGGTCATCGCGGGGGCGACCTCGCCGGAGCAGGTGAGGAGCAACGCCTCCGCCGCCGGGTGGCGGCTTACCGGCGACGACCTGGCCGCGTTAGACGGCATCCTGCCGGCGTAGGTCAGGTGGCCCGCGGGACGCCTTCCGCAGGCTCCGGGAGGGGAAAGAGGGTGAGGAAACGACCGGCAGCCCGCCGGTCGCCCTCCACCCTCGCCTCCCCGGAGCGCAACGTCTCTTCCAGCGAACGCCCCTCGAAGATCAGCGCGGTCAGCGCCTCCACGCTCGCTTCTATGAGCGCGTCGGGTCCGTCCGTGCTCCCGCGGACGATCTCGAAGCTTCCGCCTTCCGCCACCGCCCGGAAGCTCTCCTCCCCGAGCCGGAGTTCGTAGCGCACTTCTAACCCCCCGGACCGGTGCGGATCGAACATCGTTCGTAGCGCCAGGGCGAACGCGTCGGTACTCATCCCGGCATCGCGCGGTCGCAGCGGAGAGCGCGTCCCCCACCGCCCGAGCGCCGAGATCACCGGCTCGAGCTCCATGCCCCACTGCGTCAGCTCGTACACCTGAGAGGCCGCAGAGGAGGGAGCCTCTTCTTTCTCACGACCCCGAACCGCTCCAGTTCGCGCAGCCGCTCGGAGAGGACGTTGGAGCTTATGCCCGGAAGACCAGCCCTGAGGTCCGTGAAACGTTTGGGACCGAGCAAGAGCTCCCTTACTACCAGCAGCGCCCACCTCTCGCCTACCAGGTCCAGAGCATGAGCCGCCGCACATGACTCGCCATATGTCCTCCTGCTCACCATGCCTGGAATTTATCAGCGGAAGTTGCAATAAAGCTTTAATAATTGGTTTTCTGAAAGTTGCTGGTAGTTTTTCAGGACTACAAACGTACGCTTGGAGCAGGTGACACCACGAACCTGGAGTGTGAGGGGATGAGCTGGGATTCTGGGGCGTTCATTTGAGGGGCTGGTTGTCGTCGGGGACAAAGGAGGTGGAGAGGATAGTTGAACTTGCCTATCTGCGGTGGCGATCCTGACGGCAACGGCCGGGACCGGCGAGAGCGTACCAGCGTTAAATACGGGGAAGGAGAAGGAACCACAGGTAAAGTAAGCATGGGACTCTCCAACGCGGTCTCTCAAGATTCGATCTACGAGGGATTCCCTTTCACTTTCGTCACCGATGGAGTCGAGAGAGCAGTAGAGCAGGCGAAGGAGGTGGCGGGCGAGAAGGACGTGGCCGTGGGTGCCGCGAGCATCGTACAGCAGTGCATAAGGGCCGGGCTTCTCGACGAGATACGCATGGATATAGCGCCGGTCCTGCCCGGAGGGGGCGTCCGGTTGTTAGAGCATCTGGGGGTGGTGAGCCATCGAGTTGGAGGGCACCCGGGTGATCGAAGGTGCCGCACTCACGCACCTCACCTTCCGCGTCGTGCGGTGAAGAAAGGAGAACGAAGATGCTACTCGAAGAAGAACGCCATCACTACGGAGGGGGGAGGCAGGATAGGCGGGGCCGTGCTCCCGACCTTCGCTTGCTCCCGGACGGGAAATCAAGGTCGGGCGAAGCGTACCGGATTTCGAGCCGGACGAATGGGTTCAGGACCCGGAGGACAACACCCGGGTCTTGCAAGAGTTCAGGGTGGAGCGAGGGTGAGGAAACGAACTGATACGGAAACCGGGATCAGGGTCGAGAGAAAGAGGTGTCCGTGAGAAAGCTGATCGCCTCGGAGTTCGTGTCGCTGGACGGGATCATGGAGAACCCGAGCTGGACCTTCAAGTTCCCCAGCAAGGAGCAGGAGGATTTCAAGTTCGCCGAGCTCTCCGCAGCCGGTGCCCTCCTGCTGGGGAGGGTAACCTACGAGGGCTTCGCCGCGGCTTGGCCCAACATGAGCGAGCAGGCCGGGGAGTACGCCGACATGATGAACGGCTACCCTAAGTACGTGGTCTCGAAAACTCTCGAGGCGCCCCTCGAGTGGAGCAACTCGACCCTGCTCAGAGGCGACGTGGCCGAAGAGGTCTCCGCGCTGAAGGAGCAGCCGGGCAGAGACGTCCTGATCTTCGGCAGCGGTGAGCTGGTGAACGCTCTGATGGAGCACGACCTCATAGACGAGTACCGGCTGATGGTCTTCCCTATCGTAGCAGGAGGCGGGAAACGTCTCTTCGGTGACCGCGTCGAGGCAAAGGTGATGGAGCACGTAGGGACTGAGACTTTCGGTTCGGGCGTCATCGTCCTCACCTACCGTCCTGCAAGCGAGTAGGGAGCTCCGCGAGGGGTAGGAGCCTCATCCGTGCCAGGCCGCCTGTTGTCGTGGAAGCACCACAGCTCCCGCCTCGACCGGTGGTCGGGCTTCCTGGACCCCCTGCCCTCCTTCCCGGGTCGCCTATCTCAGGCTATCGGGAGGGGGCGCCGGCCTTTTCCCACGGAGCGAGAGGAGCAGGGAGGCGGCGAGGAGCGCCGCAGCGATCTGCAGCGCCCAGATGACCTCCGGGAGCCTCTCCTGTAGCAGGACCCCGGCTACCACCGGGCTTATCCCGTAGGCGACCCCGTAACAGGCTCCGAAGAGCGAGAGGTAGGTGCCGCGCAGTGCTGGGGGAGCCAGGCCGGCGGTGAGCGCGGGGCCGGCGACCTCAACCACCATCTCCGCGAGGGTGAAGAAGCCTGCGAACGCGACGAGTATCCCGGCAAAGGAGGAGGTGAGGAGCAGCGTGAGCGCGGAGGCGGCGAAGAGCGCGGCCCCGCACAGGAGCGCGGTGCGCTTCGAGGAGCGGTCTATGAGGCGGGAGACGGGCATCTGCAGCGCGATCACGACCACTCCGTTCGCGCCGAGGAAGAGTCCCACCCGGCCGTCCGGTACGCCGAGGAAGTCCTTCGCGTAGATCGGGAGCGACTGCCAGTCCTGGGTGAAGACGTAGTAGAGGAGGACGCCGCAGCCGAGCAGGGCGAGAAATGACCCGTCGGAGAGGGCTTTGAACAGCAGGCGTGGTGAGGAGCCAGGCTCGTCCCTGGAAGAGATCACCGGACGCGACTCGCGCAGCAACAGTGCCAGAACGCACATCACGGCCGCCGTGAGCGCCGCGGTGCCCAGAAAGAGCGCACGGTAGGTACCGCCCGTTCCTCCGGCCGCCGAGGCGGCGAGCCCGGCGACCAGCGGCCCCAGGGCCCATCCTGCGTTCCCCCCGACCCGCACCAGCCCGTAGGCTCGCGAGCGCCGCTCCGGGGGCGTTACGTCGGCGACCGCCGCGTTGCGTGCGGCGTCGAACATCGAGGAGCCGACGAGCCCGAAAAGGGCCGAGACCGCCAGGTATCCGGTGAAGCCATCGACGCGGGTGAAAAGCGCGAAGCAGACCGCGCTGCCCGCCAGGGAGAGGAGCATCAGCGGTCTGCGGCCGTGGCGGTCGGAGAGGGGGCCCGAGAAGAGGCCCGAGAGGACGCTCGCCGCGGCGAGCACCCCGAGGCCCACCCCGACCAGCGAGAGCGGGATGCCGACGACGTCGTGGAAGTAGATCGTGGAGAACGGATAGTAGAGACCCTGGCCGAACCGGAAGGCGAGCATCGCCCCGGTGAGCAGCCAGACCCGCCGGTCGAAGTTCCCGCCCCTCAACCCCGCTTCGCGTCCCGCAGCACCTCGAGCGCGCAGTTGCGCCCCGGCGCCCCGAAGACCGCCCCGCCGGGCCAGACCCCGGCCCCGCAGAGGTAGAGTCCGCGGAGTGGCGTGCGGTAGCCGTCCAGCCCCGGCGCGGGCCTCCCGGAGAACATAAACTCCGGCCGCATCTCGCCGTGGAAGATGTTGCCGCCGGTGATCCCGATCTTCTCCTCGATCTCGCGCGGGCCGAGTACCTCCATGCGTTCGACCGCTCCGGGGAGGTTCGGCGCGTACTGCGCGAGGGTCGCGACGATGTTCTCGCCGATCTCCTCACGCCTCTCCCCCCAGCTGCCTTCAGCCAGGTCGTAGGGGGCGTACTGGGAGAAGATGCTCATCACGTGCCTGCCCGGAGGCGCGAGCCCGTCTTCGGTCGCGCTCTGGATGTACGCCTCAAGGAATGGCCTCTGCGAGGGTTGGCCGCGCGCGCAATCCTCCCACGCTCTCTGCAGGTAGTCAATGGAGGGGTTTATGACGATCGCGCCGGTGTGCTGCGGTCCGACCTCCCTGCCGGGCAGGGCCTCGAAGTCCGGGAGCTCGCCGAGCGCCAGGAAGACCTTTACTACAGAGCCCTTCACCGGCAGCCGCCTCACGCCCTCGACGAGTTCCTGCGGCAGCCTCTCCTCCCCCACCATCCCGAGGAAGGTCCGGTGCGGGTCGGCGCTCGAGAGAATGGTATCCGCCTCGAAAGAACGGCCGTCGGAGAGGACGACGCCGCGCACGTCCCCTTCGTCGAGCTCCACCCGCTCGACCTCTGCTCCGGTGAGGATCTCGGCCCCGTGCTCCCTGGCGGAGGAGGCGATCGCCTCCGCGACCTCACCCATCCCGCCGCGTACGTAGCCCCAGGCGCCCTGATGTCCCCCGACGCTGCCCAGGACGTGGTGGAACTTGACGTAGGCGGTGCCGGGGTCACGCGGCCCGGCGTTCGTCCCGATCACACCCCCCACGCACAGCGGGGCCTTGACCTCCTCGGACTCGAAGAAGCGGTCGAGTACCTCCGCGACGCTGGACTTGGTGAGGGTGCGCCAGTCCTCTTCGCCCTCCGGGCCGGAGAAGGCCGCCTCCAGCTGCGCGGGAGATGGGGCAGGGCCGAGCATGAGTGGGCGCATGCGGCCGATGATGCGGTCCCACATCGCCTGGTAGGCGTCGTAGTTTTCGGCGTCCTTCCCGGAGAATCTGGCGATCTCCCGCTTCGTTCGTTCGGTATCGAGGTGGGAGATCATGTACCGCCCGTCCGGGAAGGGGACGAAGTACTGCGGGTCGAGCGGCCGGACGCTGTAGCCGTGGCGCGGGAGGTCGAGGTCCTTTACCACCTCGGGGAGGAGCAGGCTGCACACGTAAGAGCAGGTCGAGAGGCGGTAGCCGGGCCAGATCTCCTCGGTGACCGTCGCCCCACCGATGATCTCCCGCCGCTCGAGGACCAGGACGCGCAGCCCCGCACGGGCCAGGTAGGCCGCGGCGATGAGGCCGTTGTGCCCCGCCCCCACGACTATCGCGTCGTAGCGACCGCTCACGACCTCTCCAGTGCGGCTCGCAGCGCGGCCCGGGCACCGGCGCGCAGCGTCCCGCCGTGGGAGAAGACGACCGTCGCGAACTCCTCTTCGAGGAGCTTACGGGCCGAGCGGCGCGCGAGCTCGTAGTCCGTGCAGAACGCGCGGCGCACCCCGACGCGGAGCCTGCGTGGCATGCATCCGAAGGCGTCGGCGGTGAAGAGCAGCCCGTCGGCGTCGCGCAGGAGCGAGACGTGCCCCAGAGTGTGCCCCGGCGTCGCGATGATCCGGAACCCCGAGACGAGATCGCCTTCGCGCAGGACCTTGCCGACCGGCGCCGTGGGGAGGGCTGTCCTGGAGGACATCAGGCGCAGCAGCCGTCCCTCCTGCACGTCGGGCGGCCTCCTGCCGGAGATCACCTCGGCCTCGCGCTCTGCGGCCCCGACCTCGGCCTGCGGTGCGATCTGCAGCGTGCCGGGCAGCCCTCCGGTGTGATCGGAGTGCTGGTGGGTGAGGAAGATGCGCCTTATCTCCTCCGGTCCGGAGCCGAGCGCGCCGAGCGCCTCCCGGATGCGCTTCACGCTGCTCGCGACGCCGGTATCGACGAGCGTCCAGCCGTCGTCGTTCTCGAGCAGCAGCACGTTGACCGCGTTCGGGATCCCTACCGCATCCACCCTGTATACGCCCGGCGCTATCCTCTCCGGGGATTCGGCCATGTAAGACGCCTCCTTTCTTTCCGGAAGCGAGTTTAACCGAGCCCGGGACCCTGTGCGAACGCCTCCCGGAAGAAGTTTGCAAGACGCGGGTAGAGGACGCGCAGGTTCTTGGGGCGCGAGATGCCGTGCCCCTCGTCCGCGAAGGTCAGAAGTTCGTAGGGGATACCGTGCCGTTCGAGCTCCTTCACCACCGCCCGGACGTTCTCGGGGGTGACGTTCGGGTCGCGCTCGCCCTGCACTATGAGCAGACGCCCCCGGATGTTCTTCACGTTGTTGATCGGGGAGCGCTCGCGGTACCTCTCCGGGATCTCCTCCGGGGAGCCGCCCATCATCTCCTCGCTGTAGGGTCTGAGGTCGGGGCGGGTCGAGTAGTAGTCGACGACGAGGTCGGTCATCCCGCAGACAGGGGCCGCGGCGACGACGATCTCGGGCGGGTAGCGGGTGATCGCGCACCACGCCGAGTACCCGCCGTAGGAGGTCCCCGTGATCCCGACCCGGTACGGTTCGGCGATCCCGGCCTCGATGAGCGCCTCGATCCCGCGCCTTATGTCCTCCTGCTCGCGCCCTCCCCAGCCGTCTTCTTTGATCTTCTCCTGGAACTCGAGCCCGAAGCCGGTGCTCCCCCTGTAGTTGGGGCAGAGGACGTTGAACCCGTTCGCGGCGAAAAACTGTACCTGGGCGTTGAACCTGTCCTCGCTCACGCTGGTAGGTCCGCCGTGGACGAGGACGACCGTGCCGACTGCCTCCCCGCGTGCCCGGTAGAGCCAGCCCTGCACCTCGAGCCCGTCCACCGAGCGCCACCGGAAGTCCTCCGCGGGGACGAGGTCTTCGGGACGCAGCACGGTCCTCTCCCACAGCCCGGTCAGGCTCCTCGTACCGGATGGGGAGGAGAGGACGA belongs to Rubrobacter calidifluminis and includes:
- a CDS encoding aldo/keto reductase; protein product: MEYRKIGSLSVSVVGLGCNNFGWRLDERETAGVVAAALDAGVNFFDTADTYGGTRSEEFLGRALGSRREEAVIATKFGSEIDEERKGAHPDYIRRAVEDSLRRLGTDYIDLYQLHRPDPEVPIGETLAALDELVKAGKVREIGCSNFSADQLREAGEAVRDGAARFVSVQNEYSLLHREPEREVLPECERQGMAFLPYFPLANGLLTGKYRRGRPVPEGTRIAGSERSGKLLSEENLGVVERLIAFSEERGHTILDLAFSWLLSRPTVASVIAGATSPEQVRSNASAAGWRLTGDDLAALDGILPA
- a CDS encoding dihydrofolate reductase family protein produces the protein MRKLIASEFVSLDGIMENPSWTFKFPSKEQEDFKFAELSAAGALLLGRVTYEGFAAAWPNMSEQAGEYADMMNGYPKYVVSKTLEAPLEWSNSTLLRGDVAEEVSALKEQPGRDVLIFGSGELVNALMEHDLIDEYRLMVFPIVAGGGKRLFGDRVEAKVMEHVGTETFGSGVIVLTYRPASE
- a CDS encoding MDR family MFS transporter; the protein is MRGGNFDRRVWLLTGAMLAFRFGQGLYYPFSTIYFHDVVGIPLSLVGVGLGVLAAASVLSGLFSGPLSDRHGRRPLMLLSLAGSAVCFALFTRVDGFTGYLAVSALFGLVGSSMFDAARNAAVADVTPPERRSRAYGLVRVGGNAGWALGPLVAGLAASAAGGTGGTYRALFLGTAALTAAVMCVLALLLRESRPVISSRDEPGSSPRLLFKALSDGSFLALLGCGVLLYYVFTQDWQSLPIYAKDFLGVPDGRVGLFLGANGVVVIALQMPVSRLIDRSSKRTALLCGAALFAASALTLLLTSSFAGILVAFAGFFTLAEMVVEVAGPALTAGLAPPALRGTYLSLFGACYGVAYGISPVVAGVLLQERLPEVIWALQIAAALLAASLLLSLRGKRPAPPPDSLR
- a CDS encoding phytoene desaturase family protein encodes the protein MSGRYDAIVVGAGHNGLIAAAYLARAGLRVLVLERREIIGGATVTEEIWPGYRLSTCSYVCSLLLPEVVKDLDLPRHGYSVRPLDPQYFVPFPDGRYMISHLDTERTKREIARFSGKDAENYDAYQAMWDRIIGRMRPLMLGPAPSPAQLEAAFSGPEGEEDWRTLTKSSVAEVLDRFFESEEVKAPLCVGGVIGTNAGPRDPGTAYVKFHHVLGSVGGHQGAWGYVRGGMGEVAEAIASSAREHGAEILTGAEVERVELDEGDVRGVVLSDGRSFEADTILSSADPHRTFLGMVGEERLPQELVEGVRRLPVKGSVVKVFLALGELPDFEALPGREVGPQHTGAIVINPSIDYLQRAWEDCARGQPSQRPFLEAYIQSATEDGLAPPGRHVMSIFSQYAPYDLAEGSWGERREEIGENIVATLAQYAPNLPGAVERMEVLGPREIEEKIGITGGNIFHGEMRPEFMFSGRPAPGLDGYRTPLRGLYLCGAGVWPGGAVFGAPGRNCALEVLRDAKRG
- a CDS encoding MBL fold metallo-hydrolase, with the translated sequence MAESPERIAPGVYRVDAVGIPNAVNVLLLENDDGWTLVDTGVASSVKRIREALGALGSGPEEIRRIFLTHQHSDHTGGLPGTLQIAPQAEVGAAEREAEVISGRRPPDVQEGRLLRLMSSRTALPTAPVGKVLREGDLVSGFRIIATPGHTLGHVSLLRDADGLLFTADAFGCMPRRLRVGVRRAFCTDYELARRSARKLLEEEFATVVFSHGGTLRAGARAALRAALERS